Part of the Syntrophorhabdaceae bacterium genome is shown below.
ACCGGCAAGTATTGTGGATCTGGACCCCGCGATATGGACAAAAACGCTCGAAATCAACCTCACCGGTCCGTTCCTGACAATGAAAGCTTCCTTACCGCACATGATCAAAACAGGAGGAGGATCCATCATCAATATTTCCTCTCTGGCCGGTATCAGATGCATCCCGGGAAAACCAGCATACTGCGCCTCAAAGGCGGGGCTTATCCATCTGACTTTCCAGGCAGCTCTTGACTACGGCCGGTTCCGGATCCGTTGTAATGCAGTCTGTCCCGCAGCTGTGGAATCCGATATGTTCACGAGTAATATGCAGATATTTGCCAACATGTTGGGAACAGGCATAGAGGACATTTTCTCCCGGTTTTCCAACGATGTTCCTCTTCATCGCACAGCGGTACCTGAAGAAGTAGCCGGCCTGTGCAGCTATCTGGCGAGCGACGATTCGTCCTTTACGACCGGTGTGGTTATTCCAGTGGATGGCGGGGCGTCCATCGTCGATGTTTCAGGCGCTGCCATGAACAGGATCGTTCAAAGCGTAGAAGCAGCCGGTGGAAAGAAAAAAGAGTGAACAGACTTCCTGAGACAAGTGATGGCAAGGGTATCGCAGCTTGCTACGGTAGTGAGGTCATGAGAGAGGGGTTTCTCAGGCGCGGATATAGTCCGGGTGAACGGGGACAAATAGGGGTGGGGCTATGAAATCACGGGCAACTTCAAAGAACAACATGGTTGTCACCGACATCGTAGTCATCGGGGGTGGTGGTGGCCTGGCAACCGCCGTAGCTGCCGCAGAGGCAGGGGCAAAGGTTACACTCCTTGAAAAACGAAAATTGGTCGGCGGAAATACGGCATTGGCAAGAGGGTTAATGGCTGCAGAAAGCCCTGTCCAGCGCCGGATGAAGATCGATGCGCACGCTGAGGATATCT
Proteins encoded:
- a CDS encoding SDR family oxidoreductase, with the translated sequence MDLKGKVAIITGGGTGIGEAIARRFVADGARVCITGRRREMLEKVAESLPSDKIKTCPADVSDPNDVERMVETALSFSGGLHVLVNNAAMSHRPASIVDLDPAIWTKTLEINLTGPFLTMKASLPHMIKTGGGSIINISSLAGIRCIPGKPAYCASKAGLIHLTFQAALDYGRFRIRCNAVCPAAVESDMFTSNMQIFANMLGTGIEDIFSRFSNDVPLHRTAVPEEVAGLCSYLASDDSSFTTGVVIPVDGGASIVDVSGAAMNRIVQSVEAAGGKKKE